From a single Pseudomonas serboccidentalis genomic region:
- a CDS encoding DUF3617 domain-containing protein, producing MNVRLLGLALGLGLAMPVIAQAQMLQPGLWEMTSSNVKVDDQPMDVQSILGQLQGQMTPQQRAALEKNGINIGGQGIRACLTPQQVATNDIPLADPQSGCKQQITERTGNQWKFRFSCPKAQGTGVATFKSDREFTTVANGTFNAIGINQKGSLETRAVWLGQDCGAVKPRA from the coding sequence ATGAACGTTCGTCTGCTGGGTTTGGCGCTGGGCCTGGGTTTGGCAATGCCGGTGATTGCACAGGCGCAAATGCTGCAGCCGGGTTTGTGGGAAATGACATCAAGCAACGTCAAGGTCGATGACCAGCCGATGGATGTGCAATCGATCCTGGGCCAGTTGCAAGGCCAGATGACCCCGCAACAGCGCGCGGCACTGGAGAAGAACGGGATCAATATCGGCGGCCAGGGCATCCGCGCCTGTCTGACGCCGCAGCAGGTCGCGACCAACGATATCCCGCTGGCCGATCCACAATCGGGCTGCAAACAGCAGATCACCGAGCGCACCGGCAACCAGTGGAAATTCCGCTTCAGTTGCCCGAAAGCGCAAGGCACCGGTGTGGCCACGTTCAAGAGTGATCGTGAGTTCACCACGGTCGCCAACGGCACGTTCAATGCCATCGGGATCAACCAGAAGGGCAGCCTGGAAACCCGCGCGGTGTGGCTGGGGCAGGATTGCGGCGCTGTGAAGCCAAGAGCTTAA
- a CDS encoding dihydroorotase encodes MSSVLIRNARLVNEGREFDGDLLVSHGRIVKIARSIDGENASVEIDARGQWLLPGMIDDQVHFREPGAPAKGCIHTESRAAVAGGITSFMDMPNTQPATLTLEALADKKRRAAINSVANYGFHFGVSQDNLETVAALNPCEVAGVKVFMGASTGNMLVDDPKILERLFADVPTILLAHCEHTPSIEANAARLRERLGERLPANVHALIRDAEACYRSSSLAVELARRHGTRLHVLHLTTARELALFEDKPLAQKHITAEVCLHHLLFDDRDYPALGNLIKCNPAIKTQVDRDALRQALLSHRLDVIGSDHAPHTWAEKQRPYAEAPSGLPLVQQALPALLELVADGVLPITTLVAKTSHRVADLFAIPDRGYLREGYWADLVLVEPTALEVSRQPILSQCGWTPFANRTFRYRVNTTLVSGQIAWDGGRVNEGCQGLPLRFMR; translated from the coding sequence ATGAGCAGCGTGCTGATTCGCAACGCCAGACTGGTCAACGAAGGACGCGAGTTCGACGGCGATCTGTTGGTCAGCCATGGCCGCATCGTCAAGATCGCGCGCAGCATCGACGGCGAAAATGCGAGCGTGGAAATCGACGCTCGCGGCCAATGGCTGTTGCCGGGCATGATCGATGACCAAGTGCATTTTCGCGAACCGGGCGCGCCGGCCAAGGGCTGCATCCACACCGAATCACGCGCGGCGGTGGCGGGCGGCATCACCAGTTTCATGGACATGCCCAACACCCAACCGGCCACCTTAACCCTGGAAGCGCTGGCTGATAAAAAGCGCCGCGCGGCGATCAACTCCGTGGCCAACTATGGCTTCCACTTCGGTGTGAGTCAGGACAACCTCGAGACCGTCGCCGCACTCAACCCCTGCGAAGTGGCCGGGGTCAAAGTGTTCATGGGTGCGTCCACCGGCAACATGTTGGTGGACGACCCGAAGATTCTCGAGCGCCTGTTCGCCGACGTGCCGACGATTCTACTGGCCCATTGCGAACACACGCCGAGCATCGAAGCCAACGCAGCCCGACTGCGCGAGCGCCTGGGCGAACGCCTGCCGGCGAATGTCCACGCACTGATCCGCGATGCCGAGGCTTGCTACCGCTCCTCTTCGCTGGCAGTGGAACTGGCCAGACGGCACGGCACCCGCCTGCATGTCTTGCACCTGACCACCGCTCGCGAGTTGGCGTTGTTCGAGGACAAACCACTCGCACAGAAACACATCACGGCTGAAGTCTGCCTGCATCACCTGCTGTTCGATGATCGCGACTATCCGGCTCTCGGCAACCTGATCAAATGCAACCCGGCGATCAAGACCCAGGTCGACCGAGATGCGCTCCGTCAGGCCTTGTTGAGTCACCGACTGGATGTGATCGGCAGCGATCACGCACCGCATACCTGGGCGGAAAAGCAGCGCCCGTATGCCGAAGCGCCTTCCGGTCTGCCACTGGTGCAACAGGCGTTGCCCGCGCTGCTGGAACTGGTGGCCGACGGCGTGCTGCCGATCACCACACTGGTGGCAAAAACCAGCCACCGCGTGGCAGATCTGTTCGCGATTCCGGATCGGGGTTATTTGCGTGAAGGGTATTGGGCGGATCTGGTGTTGGTGGAGCCAACAGCTTTGGAGGTGTCTCGACAACCGATTCTGTCGCAGTGCGGATGGACGCCATTTGCCAACAGGACTTTCCGATATCGGGTAAATACAACACTGGTGTCAGGGCAGATCGCCTGGGATGGCGGGCGGGTGAATGAGGGGTGTCAGGGGCTGCCGCTGCGGTTTATGCGGTGA
- a CDS encoding CobW family GTP-binding protein, with translation MLQNIPTHVIAGPLGAGKTSLIRQLMAQRPEGERWAVLINEFGQIGLDAALLTRDGDGIALGEVAGGCLCCVNGAPFQVGLGRLLRKARPDRLFIEPSGLGHPAQLLKQLSEAPWLGVLAVQPCVLVLDAQALAAGKALPTAQQEALASAGLLLLNKAESLDEAVRQAIAERLPPVRLIWTQQAQLPLHELPGGTAQAVVGVDNLAVPEGLGMIPVLWSDPAVPICLSQAQEGGWSIGWRWHPGQTFDTQRLSDWLKALNWRRAKLVIHSAGGWVSANALDNAELNWQLSEWRRDSRIELIFADPQDVDALQAGLAQCRAQAD, from the coding sequence ATGTTGCAGAACATTCCCACTCATGTCATCGCCGGCCCTTTGGGTGCAGGCAAGACCAGCCTGATTCGCCAACTCATGGCGCAACGCCCGGAAGGCGAGCGCTGGGCGGTATTGATCAACGAGTTCGGCCAGATCGGTCTCGACGCCGCGCTGCTGACCCGCGACGGCGATGGTATCGCACTGGGTGAGGTCGCCGGAGGCTGTTTGTGTTGCGTCAATGGCGCGCCGTTTCAAGTCGGCCTCGGCCGTTTACTGCGCAAGGCGAGGCCGGACCGGCTGTTCATCGAGCCCTCCGGATTGGGCCATCCGGCGCAATTGCTCAAGCAGTTGAGCGAGGCGCCGTGGCTGGGTGTACTGGCGGTACAGCCCTGTGTGTTGGTGCTGGACGCACAGGCGCTTGCCGCCGGGAAAGCCTTGCCGACCGCTCAGCAAGAGGCACTGGCCAGCGCCGGTCTGCTGTTGCTGAACAAGGCCGAGAGTCTGGATGAGGCAGTACGGCAGGCAATCGCCGAGCGCCTGCCACCGGTCAGGCTGATCTGGACGCAACAGGCGCAACTGCCTTTGCACGAGTTGCCGGGTGGGACTGCGCAAGCAGTCGTGGGTGTGGATAACCTCGCTGTGCCCGAGGGATTGGGGATGATTCCGGTGCTCTGGAGCGACCCGGCAGTGCCGATTTGCCTGAGTCAGGCGCAGGAGGGCGGTTGGAGCATCGGCTGGCGTTGGCACCCGGGGCAGACGTTCGATACGCAACGCCTGAGCGATTGGCTGAAGGCCCTGAATTGGCGGCGGGCCAAGCTGGTTATCCACAGCGCTGGGGGCTGGGTCTCGGCCAATGCCCTGGATAACGCTGAGCTCAATTGGCAGCTCAGCGAATGGCGACGGGATTCACGTATCGAGCTGATTTTCGCCGATCCGCAGGATGTCGATGCTTTGCAGGCAGGCCTGGCGCAATGCCGGGCTCAGGCGGATTAG
- a CDS encoding metal ABC transporter ATP-binding protein → MIRCQALSWGAPGHPLTSPLNLELDSGSLTAIIGANGCGKSSLLKVIAGLQKPLAGKALLSVPRQSGLTFLPQQQHLDRQFPISLEELVAAGFWGRRLSTQLRKQRLTNALEQWHLSGLEKRPLMALSGGELQRALLARLSLTDAPLLLLDEPHAALDELGQQLLWQHIHSWNAEGRTLLMVCHDLAAVRQHIPQTLLIKNRECALGASVELIQQTPNTQVA, encoded by the coding sequence ATGATTCGTTGCCAAGCCCTGAGCTGGGGCGCGCCCGGCCATCCGCTGACGTCACCGCTGAACCTTGAGCTGGACAGCGGCAGCCTGACCGCCATCATCGGCGCCAACGGCTGCGGCAAAAGCAGCCTGCTGAAAGTCATCGCCGGACTGCAAAAGCCGTTGGCTGGCAAAGCCCTGCTGAGTGTTCCGCGGCAAAGCGGACTCACCTTCCTCCCACAACAACAGCACCTCGATCGACAGTTCCCCATCAGCCTCGAAGAACTGGTCGCCGCCGGGTTCTGGGGCCGCCGGCTCTCGACGCAATTGCGCAAGCAACGCCTTACCAACGCCCTTGAACAATGGCACCTCAGCGGCCTGGAAAAGCGCCCTCTCATGGCCCTTTCAGGCGGTGAGTTACAACGCGCCCTGCTCGCCCGATTGAGCCTGACCGACGCGCCGCTGCTGTTACTCGACGAGCCCCACGCCGCGCTCGATGAGCTGGGTCAACAACTGTTGTGGCAACACATCCACTCCTGGAACGCCGAAGGTCGAACGTTGCTGATGGTCTGCCACGACCTCGCCGCCGTCCGCCAACACATTCCGCAAACGCTGTTGATCAAAAACCGTGAATGCGCGCTCGGCGCCAGCGTCGAACTGATCCAGCAAACACCCAACACGCAGGTGGCCTGA
- the zigA gene encoding zinc metallochaperone GTPase ZigA, which translates to MSSLLPVTVLSGFLGAGKSTLLNYVLRNREGLRVAVIVNDMSEINIDGSEVQRDVSLNRAEEKLVEMSNGCICCTLREDLLEEVSKLAREGRFDYLLIESTGISEPLPVAETFTFRDEQGQSLADVARLDTMVTVVDGMNFLLDYQAAESLASRGETLGEEDERSITDLLIEQIEFADVLLISKIDLISRQERDELTAILKRLNAQAEIIPMVMGEVPLEKILNTGRFDFDKAAQAPGWLQELRGEHVPETAEYGIASTAYRARRPFHPQRFYNFIDRPWTNGKLLRSKGFFWLASKANDAGSWSQAGGLMRHGFAGRWWRFVPKNQWPQDQESTAAIMKNWIPSVGDCRQELVFIGQNIDFLQLTAELDACLLTDAEMAAGVEGWRMLPDPFGPWHDEVA; encoded by the coding sequence ATGTCATCGCTACTTCCCGTGACCGTCCTTTCGGGCTTTCTCGGCGCCGGAAAAAGTACACTTTTGAATTACGTACTACGTAATAGAGAAGGTTTGCGCGTTGCTGTCATCGTTAACGATATGAGCGAGATCAATATTGATGGCAGCGAAGTTCAGCGCGATGTCAGCCTGAACCGTGCCGAAGAAAAACTGGTGGAGATGAGCAATGGTTGTATCTGCTGTACGTTACGCGAGGACCTGCTTGAAGAAGTCAGCAAGCTCGCCCGCGAGGGGCGTTTCGATTATCTGCTCATCGAATCCACCGGAATTTCCGAACCGCTGCCGGTCGCCGAAACGTTTACCTTCCGTGATGAGCAGGGCCAGAGCCTTGCCGACGTTGCGCGACTCGACACCATGGTGACAGTAGTCGACGGCATGAACTTTCTTCTCGATTACCAGGCCGCCGAGAGCCTCGCTTCCCGTGGCGAAACATTGGGGGAGGAAGACGAACGCTCGATCACCGACCTGTTGATCGAGCAAATCGAGTTCGCCGACGTCCTGCTTATCAGCAAAATCGACCTCATCAGCCGCCAGGAGCGTGACGAGCTGACAGCCATCCTCAAACGCCTCAACGCCCAGGCAGAAATCATCCCGATGGTGATGGGCGAAGTGCCGCTGGAGAAGATCCTCAACACGGGCCGTTTCGATTTCGATAAAGCCGCCCAGGCCCCTGGCTGGTTGCAGGAGTTGCGCGGCGAGCATGTGCCGGAAACCGCGGAATACGGCATTGCTTCCACGGCTTACCGCGCACGCCGCCCGTTCCATCCGCAGCGCTTCTACAACTTCATCGACCGTCCGTGGACTAACGGCAAATTGCTACGCTCCAAAGGCTTCTTCTGGCTCGCCAGCAAGGCCAACGACGCGGGCAGCTGGTCGCAGGCTGGCGGCTTGATGCGCCACGGTTTTGCTGGGCGCTGGTGGCGTTTCGTACCGAAAAACCAATGGCCGCAGGATCAGGAAAGTACTGCGGCAATCATGAAAAACTGGATACCGAGCGTTGGAGATTGCCGTCAGGAGCTGGTATTCATTGGGCAGAACATCGATTTCCTGCAGCTCACTGCCGAGCTCGACGCCTGCTTGCTGACGGATGCGGAAATGGCCGCTGGCGTCGAAGGCTGGCGCATGCTGCCGGATCCGTTCGGCCCCTGGCACGATGAGGTCGCCTGA
- the folE2 gene encoding GTP cyclohydrolase FolE2, whose protein sequence is MNSLTLPDIATQAARQALPLEWVGMRGIALPVLLEGQRLSAKADAGVSLDDGEARGIHMSRLYLALATLEQQNLSPRLLRQVLDDFLDSHDGLSSNAYLNIHSQVLLKRPALVSPLAGWKSYPVSISASLKNKVFHVELQIDVPYSSTCPCSAALARQLIQQQFIDDFANKPLQHADVLAWLGSSHGIVATPHSQRSTAQLHMHLDEFIDELPLSVIINDAEAALGTAVQTAVKRADEQAFALANGQNLMFCEDAARRLNLALRRSPGVSGFHLRVIHAESLHAHDAVAESHWARESA, encoded by the coding sequence ATGAATTCGCTGACACTTCCGGATATCGCCACTCAAGCCGCTCGCCAAGCACTACCGCTTGAGTGGGTGGGAATGCGCGGCATTGCCTTGCCCGTTTTATTGGAGGGCCAACGCCTGAGCGCGAAAGCCGATGCGGGCGTAAGTCTCGATGATGGCGAGGCACGCGGTATTCACATGTCACGCTTGTATCTGGCCTTGGCAACACTTGAGCAGCAGAATCTTTCTCCACGGCTTTTACGTCAGGTGCTGGATGATTTTCTGGATAGTCACGACGGTTTATCCAGCAACGCCTATCTGAATATCCATAGCCAAGTGCTGCTGAAAAGACCGGCGTTGGTCAGTCCGCTGGCCGGGTGGAAAAGCTATCCAGTGAGCATTTCTGCCAGTTTGAAAAACAAAGTGTTCCACGTGGAACTGCAAATCGATGTGCCCTATTCCTCAACTTGCCCATGCTCGGCAGCGTTAGCGCGGCAGCTGATCCAGCAGCAATTCATCGATGATTTTGCCAACAAGCCACTGCAGCACGCCGACGTCCTGGCCTGGCTTGGATCAAGCCACGGCATCGTTGCCACTCCGCACAGCCAACGCAGTACCGCGCAATTGCACATGCACCTGGACGAGTTCATTGATGAACTGCCCCTGAGCGTCATCATCAACGACGCCGAAGCAGCGCTAGGAACGGCCGTACAAACCGCGGTGAAACGTGCCGACGAGCAAGCCTTCGCGCTGGCTAATGGGCAGAACCTGATGTTCTGCGAAGACGCCGCGCGGCGACTCAATCTGGCCCTGCGTCGCTCTCCAGGCGTCAGCGGTTTCCACCTACGGGTGATTCACGCCGAAAGCCTGCATGCCCACGACGCGGTGGCCGAAAGTCATTGGGCCCGGGAGTCCGCATGA
- a CDS encoding metal ABC transporter permease: protein MLTIAHLWQPFSEFVFMRRALLGGLVLACSTAPLGVFLILRRMSLIGDAVAHGILPGAALGFWFAGLSLPALTVGGLGAGLSMAGLAAWITRRTGLREDASLAAIYPISLASGVLILGIAGKRLDLLHLLFGSALAVDGPTLQGMLWVSAVSLIAMAAIYKPLLLDTLDPLFLQTVSRLGPLAHGVFLTLVVLNLVIGFQAIGALMVVGLMMLPAAASRFWSRRLPMLIAIAALIGCLSVWLGLLLSFDYSLPSGPAIVLVAGFAYLLSVVFGPVHGLLRRPPSLTSQ, encoded by the coding sequence ATGCTCACCATCGCCCACCTCTGGCAACCGTTCAGCGAGTTCGTATTCATGCGCCGAGCGCTGCTTGGGGGACTGGTGTTGGCTTGCAGCACAGCACCACTCGGCGTGTTCCTGATCCTGCGGCGCATGAGTCTGATCGGCGACGCCGTCGCCCACGGCATTCTTCCCGGCGCAGCGTTGGGGTTCTGGTTCGCCGGTCTGAGTCTGCCCGCACTGACCGTCGGTGGTCTGGGTGCGGGCCTGAGCATGGCCGGACTGGCCGCCTGGATTACCCGTCGCACCGGTCTGCGCGAAGACGCCAGCCTCGCCGCGATCTACCCGATCTCACTCGCCAGCGGAGTGTTGATTCTCGGCATCGCCGGCAAACGCCTCGACCTGCTGCACTTGTTGTTCGGCTCGGCACTGGCGGTCGACGGCCCGACTCTTCAAGGCATGTTATGGGTCTCGGCTGTCAGCCTGATCGCCATGGCGGCGATCTACAAACCGCTGCTGCTCGACACCCTCGACCCTTTATTCCTGCAAACCGTCAGCCGTCTCGGCCCCCTCGCCCACGGTGTATTCCTGACCCTCGTGGTGCTCAATCTGGTGATCGGCTTCCAGGCCATCGGCGCACTGATGGTGGTCGGTCTGATGATGTTGCCAGCCGCCGCTTCGCGTTTCTGGAGCAGACGCCTGCCGATGCTGATCGCCATTGCGGCGCTCATCGGTTGCCTGTCGGTGTGGCTCGGATTGCTGCTGTCGTTCGACTACTCGCTGCCCAGCGGCCCGGCCATCGTGCTGGTCGCAGGTTTCGCCTATCTGCTGTCCGTGGTGTTCGGGCCGGTCCACGGTCTGCTGCGCCGCCCACCTTCGCTCACATCCCAATGA
- a CDS encoding NADH:ubiquinone oxidoreductase, which produces MRWMGWSLLLMLVSSEALAQACVVHSQGERLDVKVCQQNRNIPEKLFSDGFCQPTLAGQKVDVQYVDQCPSGAFGVCSNAQVANMPYRQDIHYYGVASDAAYLQPYCEDQSQGKWLKP; this is translated from the coding sequence ATGCGTTGGATGGGATGGTCGTTGCTGTTGATGCTGGTGTCGAGCGAAGCCTTGGCTCAAGCCTGCGTGGTACACAGCCAGGGCGAACGGCTCGACGTCAAGGTCTGCCAGCAGAACCGCAATATTCCCGAAAAACTATTTAGCGATGGTTTCTGCCAACCGACTCTGGCCGGGCAGAAAGTCGACGTGCAGTACGTCGATCAATGCCCGAGCGGCGCATTCGGCGTATGCAGCAACGCGCAAGTCGCCAATATGCCTTATCGCCAGGATATCCACTATTACGGTGTCGCCTCCGACGCGGCGTATTTGCAGCCATACTGCGAAGACCAGAGCCAGGGTAAATGGCTCAAGCCTTGA
- a CDS encoding N-acetylmuramoyl-L-alanine amidase, producing the protein MHRRHLLNLFLASAAFALPFSVSATQVRNARLWRSDEKLRLVFDLSGPVRYKTFTLSAPERLIIDLFGASLSGDFSQLALADTAIRSIRSGHFGQGDTRIVLDLNNPVLLNSFLLAPQDGQGHRLVLDLVNAKQASTMAMVPRETPANRTHPKRDIIVVVDPGHGGKDPGAIGAKGEREKDVVLSIAQLLAKRLKREKGFDVKLVRNDDFFVPLRKRVDIARQHKADMFISVHADAAPRLTASGASVYCLSEGGATSATARFMAQRENGADLLGATSLLNLKDKDPMLAGVILDMSMNATIAASLQLGSTVLGSLQGITTLHQKRVEQAGFAVLKSPDVPSILVETGFISNARDSQRLVTARHQQAIADGLFEGLQRYFQKNPPIDSYIAWQQEQQKAQV; encoded by the coding sequence ATGCACAGACGCCACCTGCTCAATTTGTTCCTGGCCAGCGCAGCCTTCGCTTTGCCGTTCAGTGTTTCGGCTACCCAAGTACGTAATGCGCGACTCTGGCGCTCGGATGAAAAGCTACGACTGGTGTTCGATTTAAGCGGTCCGGTGCGCTACAAAACCTTCACGCTCAGTGCGCCAGAGCGCTTGATCATTGATCTGTTCGGGGCGAGTTTGAGCGGTGATTTCAGTCAATTGGCGCTGGCGGATACGGCAATTCGCTCCATCCGCTCCGGGCACTTCGGTCAGGGTGATACCCGCATCGTTCTCGATCTGAATAATCCAGTGCTATTGAACAGCTTTCTTTTGGCGCCCCAGGATGGTCAAGGACACCGCTTGGTGCTCGATCTGGTGAACGCTAAACAGGCATCAACCATGGCAATGGTTCCACGTGAAACACCCGCGAACAGGACTCATCCTAAACGCGACATCATCGTCGTGGTCGATCCGGGACACGGCGGAAAAGATCCTGGCGCGATTGGTGCCAAGGGTGAGCGGGAAAAAGATGTGGTGCTTTCCATCGCGCAATTGCTCGCCAAACGACTGAAAAGGGAGAAGGGTTTCGACGTAAAGTTGGTGCGCAATGACGACTTTTTTGTACCACTTCGCAAGCGTGTGGACATCGCCCGTCAGCACAAGGCCGACATGTTTATCTCCGTGCATGCCGACGCAGCACCGCGTCTGACAGCGTCGGGCGCTTCGGTGTATTGCCTGTCCGAAGGTGGTGCGACGTCAGCGACGGCGCGTTTCATGGCGCAGCGCGAGAACGGTGCGGATCTGCTCGGCGCGACCAGTCTGCTCAACCTCAAGGACAAGGATCCGATGCTCGCTGGCGTGATCCTCGACATGTCGATGAACGCCACGATCGCCGCCAGCCTGCAACTCGGCAGCACCGTACTGGGCAGTCTGCAAGGCATTACCACGCTGCATCAGAAACGCGTGGAACAGGCAGGATTTGCGGTGTTGAAGTCACCGGATGTGCCGTCGATTCTGGTGGAAACCGGCTTCATTTCCAACGCGCGTGACAGCCAGCGTCTGGTGACTGCCCGACACCAGCAGGCTATCGCTGACGGTTTGTTCGAAGGATTGCAGCGTTATTTTCAGAAGAATCCGCCAATCGACAGCTACATCGCCTGGCAGCAGGAGCAGCAAAAAGCGCAGGTTTAG
- a CDS encoding glutamine synthetase, protein MKNALKCSLLSLALLSGANAWGQPALANCTRSANLLACIDAQGNAYSVNTVGSTIYLRGFEKDGNRYWAQTNSRFGQLTFFTGIASDGEAWVGYTRRVGWTTINRFSSSGGSSAKFTCSRITGC, encoded by the coding sequence ATGAAAAATGCCCTGAAATGCTCGCTGTTGAGCCTTGCGTTGCTGTCGGGTGCCAACGCCTGGGGACAGCCAGCACTCGCCAACTGCACACGCAGCGCCAACCTGCTGGCCTGCATCGATGCACAAGGCAATGCTTACAGCGTGAACACGGTGGGCAGCACGATTTACCTGCGAGGCTTTGAAAAGGACGGCAACCGCTACTGGGCTCAGACCAATAGCCGTTTCGGCCAACTGACGTTTTTCACTGGTATCGCCTCTGACGGGGAAGCCTGGGTTGGCTACACCCGTCGAGTCGGCTGGACGACGATCAATCGCTTTTCCAGCTCGGGAGGCAGCAGTGCGAAATTCACCTGCAGCCGGATCACCGGCTGCTAA
- a CDS encoding metal ABC transporter substrate-binding protein, translated as MRVLLVLFSLLLSMSLSAAEKLPVVTSFSILADMVHQVGREHIQITNMVGPDADAHTYEPTPDDAKALLKAKLIIKNGLGFEPWLDRLVTSTGTKAPLISASHGVIPRSLDEDGETIPDPHAWHNLANTELYIANITKALIAADPANKADYQRNSQTYLKQIYALLADAKAKLGSLPPDNRKIVTSHDAFGYLGQAYGIDFMAPQGLSTEREPSAAEVAALITQIRQAKVKAVFMENIKDARLLKQIAEESGAHIGGTLYSDALAASGPASTFAGLFEYNLNTLYNALSQP; from the coding sequence ATGCGCGTTCTACTCGTGCTGTTCAGCTTACTGCTGTCGATGTCGTTGTCGGCGGCGGAGAAATTACCGGTGGTCACCAGCTTCAGCATCCTTGCCGACATGGTGCACCAGGTCGGCCGCGAGCATATCCAGATCACCAACATGGTCGGCCCGGACGCCGACGCGCACACCTATGAGCCGACACCGGACGACGCCAAAGCCCTGCTCAAGGCCAAACTGATCATCAAGAACGGTCTCGGTTTCGAACCATGGCTCGATCGCCTGGTGACCAGCACCGGCACCAAAGCCCCACTCATCAGTGCCAGCCACGGTGTGATTCCGCGCTCGCTCGATGAAGACGGTGAAACCATTCCCGACCCGCACGCCTGGCACAACCTGGCCAACACCGAGTTGTACATCGCCAACATCACCAAGGCGCTGATCGCGGCCGATCCGGCGAACAAGGCCGACTACCAACGCAACAGCCAGACCTACCTGAAACAGATCTACGCCCTGCTCGCCGACGCCAAGGCCAAGCTCGGTTCATTGCCACCGGACAATCGCAAGATCGTCACCAGCCACGATGCCTTCGGTTATCTCGGTCAGGCCTACGGCATCGACTTCATGGCGCCCCAAGGTCTGTCCACCGAACGCGAACCGTCGGCCGCCGAAGTCGCCGCGCTGATCACCCAGATCCGTCAGGCCAAGGTCAAAGCGGTGTTCATGGAAAACATCAAGGACGCGCGCCTGCTCAAGCAGATCGCCGAGGAAAGCGGCGCGCACATCGGCGGTACCTTGTACTCCGATGCCCTCGCCGCCAGTGGCCCGGCCAGCACCTTTGCCGGGCTGTTCGAATACAACCTCAACACCCTTTACAACGCGCTGAGCCAACCATGA
- a CDS encoding DUF1826 domain-containing protein, with protein MLAFKLQQNRARYQHQGATPKTLTRILEDDVNLAVWQRQLPLHIADFAALLLSLNEPLAESLCLELPDEDADPDLSGLAAGFRDLEGYEGVIADLKWLVSAFACLLGARRVGLRLRVLDKAMCPRFHVDHVPVRLISTYGGIGSQWLKEGAMDREQLGQANAEPEDMANIQQLQSGDVALLKGEKWHGNEGFGLIHRSPQPAAGERRLLLTLDWLG; from the coding sequence ATGCTTGCGTTTAAACTGCAACAGAATCGAGCGCGCTACCAGCATCAGGGTGCGACACCGAAAACGCTGACACGCATCCTCGAAGACGACGTCAATCTCGCGGTGTGGCAGCGCCAACTGCCACTGCACATCGCCGATTTCGCAGCGTTGCTGCTGTCGCTCAACGAGCCCTTGGCGGAGTCGCTCTGCCTGGAATTACCGGACGAAGACGCCGACCCCGATCTCAGCGGACTGGCTGCCGGGTTTCGTGATCTGGAGGGTTATGAGGGGGTTATCGCCGACCTGAAATGGCTGGTCAGTGCCTTCGCTTGCCTGCTGGGCGCGCGTCGTGTCGGCCTGCGCTTGCGGGTGCTGGACAAGGCCATGTGCCCGCGATTCCATGTCGATCATGTACCGGTGCGCTTGATCAGCACATATGGCGGTATCGGCAGTCAGTGGCTCAAGGAAGGAGCAATGGACCGCGAGCAGTTGGGCCAGGCGAACGCCGAGCCAGAGGACATGGCGAACATCCAGCAACTGCAGAGCGGTGACGTGGCGCTATTGAAAGGCGAGAAATGGCACGGCAACGAAGGCTTCGGCCTGATTCATCGTTCCCCACAACCGGCAGCGGGCGAACGAAGGCTGCTGCTGACCCTCGACTGGCTCGGCTGA
- a CDS encoding DapH/DapD/GlmU-related protein, producing the protein MIRKNPSGDLPQIAESAYVDKTAIICGKVVIGENVFVGPYAVIRADEVDAGGAMEPITIGANSNIQDGVVIHSKSGAAVTIGEFTSIAHRSIVHGPCVVGDRVFIGFNSVLFNCVVGDGCVVRHNSVVDGRDLPNAFYVPSTTRIGPNTDLAQFPPVSVSASEFSEDVARTNVDLVRGYKALQNEF; encoded by the coding sequence ATGATCCGCAAGAATCCTTCAGGTGATCTGCCGCAGATTGCCGAGTCGGCCTATGTCGACAAAACCGCGATCATTTGCGGCAAGGTGGTCATCGGCGAGAACGTATTCGTCGGTCCCTACGCCGTGATTCGCGCGGATGAGGTGGACGCCGGCGGCGCGATGGAGCCGATCACCATCGGCGCCAATTCGAACATCCAGGACGGCGTGGTGATCCACTCCAAATCCGGCGCTGCCGTGACCATCGGCGAATTCACTTCGATCGCTCATCGCTCGATCGTGCATGGCCCCTGCGTGGTCGGCGACCGGGTGTTCATCGGTTTCAACAGTGTGCTGTTCAATTGCGTGGTCGGTGACGGCTGCGTGGTGCGGCACAACTCGGTGGTCGATGGTCGTGATTTGCCGAACGCGTTCTACGTGCCCTCCACCACCCGCATAGGCCCCAACACCGACCTTGCGCAATTCCCGCCGGTGAGTGTCAGCGCCTCGGAGTTTTCCGAAGACGTGGCACGGACCAACGTCGATCTGGTGCGCGGCTACAAAGCCTTGCAGAACGAGTTCTGA